In the Helianthus annuus cultivar XRQ/B chromosome 11, HanXRQr2.0-SUNRISE, whole genome shotgun sequence genome, one interval contains:
- the LOC118483702 gene encoding uncharacterized protein LOC118483702: MFDRFRTMYRWDPKAHQSIRHSFICVLKDRLRGIMSDMRKSSKKKALNARERIPDEGYNFEIQCKYPPDIVPRRKWECMCMSWNTEDGKRSTKQGEKTARMTYVVIQTGQWGMTNTAATWKKIKGKNVGFAEVLLHTHATKECKKRLHDGEINANDYDKLEFVTDRSKRSYVSYMKKLEGVYGNTDCDDMEVWESLHPECQGHQLFGVGSSDPHFVLTGTTSSIASILDARQSHELQKVQAELEKEREARQNIEVRFEQFE, encoded by the exons ATGTTTGACCGCTTCCGG ACTATGTATAGATGGGATCCAAAAGCACATCAGAGCATACGTCATTCATTTATTTGCGTGCTCAAGGATCGATTAAGAGGCATAATGAGCGATATGAGGAAAAGTTCTAAAAAGAAAGCCTTAAACGCGAGGGAACGTATTCCCGATGAAGGATACAATTTTGAGATACAATGCAAATATCCGCCCGATATAGTGCCTCGTAGGAAATGGGAATGTATGTGTATG TCTTGGAACACTGAAGATGGGAAAAGAAGTACAAAGCAGGGAGAGAAAACCGCAAGAATGACTTATGTCGTCATACAGACGGGTCAATGGGGTATGACGAACACCGCCGCAACTTG GAaaaaaataaagggtaaaaatgtTGGATTCGCGGAAGTATTACTTCATACCCACGCCACCAAAGAGTGTAAAAAGAGATTACATGATGGGGAGATCAATGCAAATGACTATGATAAGTTAGAGTTTGTTACTGATCGTTCAAAACGTTCATAT GTCTCCTACATGAAAAAACTTGAAGGGGTGTATGGGAACACAGATTGCGATGATATGGAAGTGTGGGAGAGTCTGCATCCCGAGTGTCAGGGCCACCAGTTGTTCGGAGTGGGATCTTCTGATCCACATTTTGTGCTGACTGGAACAACATCTTCCATAGCTAGTATTCTAGATGCCCGGCAATCACATGAG CTCCAAAAAGTTCAAGCAGAACTAGAAAAGGAACGAGAGGCTCGACAAAACATAGAAGTCCGTTTTGAGCAATTTGAATAA